A genomic stretch from Etheostoma cragini isolate CJK2018 chromosome 8, CSU_Ecrag_1.0, whole genome shotgun sequence includes:
- the syt7a gene encoding synaptotagmin-7 isoform X3 — MMTEGVKAGRWQTVQGHMKSGGLRPSDFGDPVLSYASTLEHIPSRPRTLLRQQSLQQPLIHPPGPGLSHPPTTSQSLGQLHTAPGQPGGGGGAGKGEGGGSSGEGGGAGSRGGPRGARGSPSGSGASRSRGGGAAGCSRGNPGSWDFMMDQMRNRGLDAKSFLEGKLVVLALAIGVAEQDDFANIPDLQETAQAPPSSNQEPPPEKRGNKPANSPKGQPPDADGHSSVTDLANSLTGDMVMLSPGSEDDEGPVSEKLGRIQFSIGYSFQNTTLTVKLLRGQELPAKDFSGTSDPFVKIYLLPDKKHKLETKVKRKNLNPHWNETFLFEGFPYEKVRERTLYLQVLDYDRFSRNDPIGEVSIPLNKVELGQIKTFWKELKPCSDGSGRRGDLLLSLCYNPTANTITVNIIKARNLKAMDIGGTSDPYVKVWLMHKDKRVEKKKTVTMKRCLNPIFNESFPFDVPAHVLRETTIIITVMDKDRLSRNDVIGKIYLSWKSGPAEVKHWKDMLARPRTNVAQWHALKA, encoded by the exons ATGATGACAGAGGGAGTGAAGGCCGGGAGGTGGCAGACCGTCCAGGGCCACATGAAGTCCGGAGGATTGAGACCCAGCGA CTTTGGGGATCCAGTCTTATCGTATGCGTCCACTTTGGAGCACATCCCCTCCCGGCCTAGGACACTACTGCGCCAGCAGAGTCTTCAGCAGCCTCTCATCCACCCACCAGGCCCTGGTCTTAGCCATCCTCCCACCACATCCCAGAGTTTGGGACAATTACACACTGCACCTGGACAGCCTGGGGGAGGCGGGGGTGCTGGGAAAGGAGAGGGAGGTGGCAGCAGTGGTGAGGGTGGGGGTGCGGGTTCGCGAGGCGGTCCCAGGGGTGCACGGGGCAGCCCATCAGGATCAGGGGCCTCTCGCAGTAGGGGAGGTGGAGCAGCAGGGTGCTCCCGTGGCAATCCTGGCAGCTGGGATTTCATGATGGACCAGATGCGGAATCGCGGCCTGGACGCAAAGTCCTTCCT TGAAGGGAAGCTGGTGGTCCTGGCTTTGGCCATTGGTGTGGCTGAGCAAGATGACTTTGCCAATATCCCTGACCTGCAGGAAACAGCGCAGGCACCACCATCATCCAATCAGGAGCCCCCTCCTGAGAAGAG GGGCAACAAGCCAGCTAACAGCCCCAAGGGCCAACCTCCTGATGCTGACGGCCACTCATCGGTAACTGACCTGGCCAACTCTCTCACTGGAGATATGGTGATG CTGTCTCCAGGTTCGGAAGATGACGAAGGGCCTGTCAGTGAGAAGCTGGGCCGGATCCAGTTCAGCATAGGGTACAGCTTCCAGAACACAACCCTTACAGTCAAACTTCTCAGGGGCCAGGAGCTCCCAGCCAAGGACTTCTCCGGCACTTCCGATCCCTTTGTGAAAATCTACCTGCTGCCGGACAAAAAGCACAAGCTAGAGACCAAGGTCAAGAGGAAGAACCTCAACCCGCACTGGAACGAAACCTTCCTGTTTGAGg GCTTCCCATACGAGAAGGTGAGAGAGCGCACTCTATACCTTCAAGTGTTGGACTACGACCGCTTCAGTAGGAATGATCCCATTGGAGAGGTGTCAATCCCCCTTAATAAGGTGGAACTGGGCCAGATAAAGACCTTCTGGAAGGAGCTCAAGCCCTGCAGTGATGGCAGT ggGAGACGAGGAGACctcctgttgtctctctgctATAATCCCACTGCCAACACCATCACTGTGAACATCATCAAAGCACGCAATCTTAAAGCCATGGATATAGGAGGCACCTCAG ATCCATATGTCAAGGTGTGGCTGATGCACAAGGACAAGCGtgtagagaagaagaagacggtGACGATGAAGCGCTGTCTAAACCCCATCTTCAACGAATCCTTCCCCTTCGACGTTCCCGCCCATGTGCTGAGGGagaccaccatcatcatcactgtcATGGACAAAGACAGGCTCAGCCGCAACGACGTTATCGGCAAG ATCTACCTATCGTGGAAGAGTGGACCAGCGGAGGTGAAGCACTGGAAAGACATGCTCGCTCGGCCGCGTACTAACGTCGCCCAGTGGCATGCTCTCAAGGCCTGA
- the syt7a gene encoding rabphilin-3A isoform X1, which produces MGISHQTRTASSRRPGICKSTTHAPRLSHVAKNRATLVRTVHIRPLPTRNTLSRKPHAQARKVHTHVTQTHRASSQSAHCCLTQPYEQYTAHSDHSGCTFYCYFCYCCYCCCLTLLSFSLLLLLSPPPNAPPSAFSTLSSYITLPHSSSSSSSSSSSSTSCLDELSCVHPDVNLTSSTVSPYCPVPPCLISDDSFPLFYVSSADLLPSEQFTSCCHGSSPKSTSSSSSMPSDSFLHPHHPILCRPWPSSRSLSSLLLCPPSFGDPVLSYASTLEHIPSRPRTLLRQQSLQQPLIHPPGPGLSHPPTTSQSLGQLHTAPGQPGGGGGAGKGEGGGSSGEGGGAGSRGGPRGARGSPSGSGASRSRGGGAAGCSRGNPGSWDFMMDQMRNRGLDAKSFLEGKLVVLALAIGVAEQDDFANIPDLQETAQAPPSSNQEPPPEKRGNKPANSPKGQPPDADGHSSVTDLANSLTGDMVMLSPGSEDDEGPVSEKLGRIQFSIGYSFQNTTLTVKLLRGQELPAKDFSGTSDPFVKIYLLPDKKHKLETKVKRKNLNPHWNETFLFEGFPYEKVRERTLYLQVLDYDRFSRNDPIGEVSIPLNKVELGQIKTFWKELKPCSDGSGRRGDLLLSLCYNPTANTITVNIIKARNLKAMDIGGTSDPYVKVWLMHKDKRVEKKKTVTMKRCLNPIFNESFPFDVPAHVLRETTIIITVMDKDRLSRNDVIGKIYLSWKSGPAEVKHWKDMLARPRTNVAQWHALKA; this is translated from the exons ATGGGGATCTCTCATCAGACTAGAACAGCCTCTTCAAGAAGGCCTGGAATCTGCAAAAGCACAACCCACGCGCCTCGACTCAGTCATGTGGCAAAGAATCGCGCCACACTCGTGCGGACAGTGCACATTCGACCACTGCCCACGCGAAACACACTCTCACGCAAACCGCACGCACAGGCACGCAAGGTGCACACGCATGTGACGCAGACGCACAGGGCAAGCTCACAGTCTGCACATTGCTGCCTGACGCAGCCCTATGAGCAATACACGGCACACAGCGATCACTCAGGCTGCACCTTCTACTGCTATTTCTGCTACTGCTGTTACTGCTGCTGCCTCAcgttgctctctttctctctcctcctcctcctgtctccaCCACCTAATGCTCCTCCCTCTGCCTTCTCTACATTGTCATCATATATCACTCTTCctcattcctcctcctcctcctcctcctcctcctcatcatcaacTTCCTGTTTGGATGAACTTTCCTGTGTCCATCCTGATGTCAACCTTACTTCTTCTACTGTGTCTCCCTACTGCCCTGTGCCACCTTGTCTCATCTCTGATgattctttccctctcttctaCGTCTCATCTGCTGACCTCCTCCCTTCTGAACAATTCACCTCATGTTGCCACGGCTCCTCTCCCAAATCtacttcatcttcctcttccatGCCCTCTGACTCCTTTCTCCATCCTCATCATCCTATCCTTTGTCGGCCGTGGCCTTCTTCACGCTCTCTTTCCTCCCTGCTCCTCTGCCCTCCCAGCTTTGGGGATCCAGTCTTATCGTATGCGTCCACTTTGGAGCACATCCCCTCCCGGCCTAGGACACTACTGCGCCAGCAGAGTCTTCAGCAGCCTCTCATCCACCCACCAGGCCCTGGTCTTAGCCATCCTCCCACCACATCCCAGAGTTTGGGACAATTACACACTGCACCTGGACAGCCTGGGGGAGGCGGGGGTGCTGGGAAAGGAGAGGGAGGTGGCAGCAGTGGTGAGGGTGGGGGTGCGGGTTCGCGAGGCGGTCCCAGGGGTGCACGGGGCAGCCCATCAGGATCAGGGGCCTCTCGCAGTAGGGGAGGTGGAGCAGCAGGGTGCTCCCGTGGCAATCCTGGCAGCTGGGATTTCATGATGGACCAGATGCGGAATCGCGGCCTGGACGCAAAGTCCTTCCT TGAAGGGAAGCTGGTGGTCCTGGCTTTGGCCATTGGTGTGGCTGAGCAAGATGACTTTGCCAATATCCCTGACCTGCAGGAAACAGCGCAGGCACCACCATCATCCAATCAGGAGCCCCCTCCTGAGAAGAG GGGCAACAAGCCAGCTAACAGCCCCAAGGGCCAACCTCCTGATGCTGACGGCCACTCATCGGTAACTGACCTGGCCAACTCTCTCACTGGAGATATGGTGATG CTGTCTCCAGGTTCGGAAGATGACGAAGGGCCTGTCAGTGAGAAGCTGGGCCGGATCCAGTTCAGCATAGGGTACAGCTTCCAGAACACAACCCTTACAGTCAAACTTCTCAGGGGCCAGGAGCTCCCAGCCAAGGACTTCTCCGGCACTTCCGATCCCTTTGTGAAAATCTACCTGCTGCCGGACAAAAAGCACAAGCTAGAGACCAAGGTCAAGAGGAAGAACCTCAACCCGCACTGGAACGAAACCTTCCTGTTTGAGg GCTTCCCATACGAGAAGGTGAGAGAGCGCACTCTATACCTTCAAGTGTTGGACTACGACCGCTTCAGTAGGAATGATCCCATTGGAGAGGTGTCAATCCCCCTTAATAAGGTGGAACTGGGCCAGATAAAGACCTTCTGGAAGGAGCTCAAGCCCTGCAGTGATGGCAGT ggGAGACGAGGAGACctcctgttgtctctctgctATAATCCCACTGCCAACACCATCACTGTGAACATCATCAAAGCACGCAATCTTAAAGCCATGGATATAGGAGGCACCTCAG ATCCATATGTCAAGGTGTGGCTGATGCACAAGGACAAGCGtgtagagaagaagaagacggtGACGATGAAGCGCTGTCTAAACCCCATCTTCAACGAATCCTTCCCCTTCGACGTTCCCGCCCATGTGCTGAGGGagaccaccatcatcatcactgtcATGGACAAAGACAGGCTCAGCCGCAACGACGTTATCGGCAAG ATCTACCTATCGTGGAAGAGTGGACCAGCGGAGGTGAAGCACTGGAAAGACATGCTCGCTCGGCCGCGTACTAACGTCGCCCAGTGGCATGCTCTCAAGGCCTGA